From a single Fusarium fujikuroi IMI 58289 draft genome, chromosome FFUJ_chr03 genomic region:
- a CDS encoding related to TOB3 (member of AAA-ATPase family), whose amino-acid sequence MGSPWFTRSDEHNQKNHDHPNNSSSPAEVGMAAETKDIYRKSSWDPWQEWTDEEIGVDGRSSQASAKYALIVRREKEHGEIDESVLSLHSITVQSPLLKKILGPVFEGYKGINTKLKKLEFHAPFREFFYRWDEFNQADPRNSSTDFSEECSHYKLLADIIQAEIKPRIEQASDLLDNGVISFDYVWTLFEPDVEVYTRIEGSDRLFKLSSGSYSKTPDGTVAYVLSVRFVDTDGDSFGYTDTTLTISPFENVIPILELEVIPAHLCPDFDEIRKRLAQRGQLFESLEGINHKTYSGMYILSHTTSGIPKQRHVKNERIIIDSRTFLWFNRGTAGPLHPLEASKSSVFSGNELHHDKSVDFLTFGPLPTRPYAKTGLTNGSQSSNVPNKRLSESQYALCTNVVKGFCLKIKEWGLFDIELVKDVVWNSTAFDQLVLPHDYKRIIQAFVGAQMSGLDSFDDVIQGKGRGIIMLLSGEPGTGKTLTAESVAEIMQRPLYNMSAAELGDVAQEVEQKLDCALELSTRWGAVLLLDECDVFLECRTTSDIKRNKLVSVFLRLLEYFEGVMFLTTNRVSAFDPAFESRIHLTIHYPNLDYTSRLHIWKTFVNIGDDESSLSEDELGELASVELNGRQIKNVVKTARLLATHEKTQLAMSHISTVLRIKKGLAGGQ is encoded by the exons ATGGGCAGTCCGTGGTTTACGCGCTCAGACGAGCACAATCAAAAGAACCATGATCATCCAAATAACTCGAGTAGCCCGGCAGAGGTGGGCATGGCCGCTGAGACTAAAGATATTTACCGGAAGAGCAGCTGGGACCCTTGGCAAGAGTGGACGGACGAGGAAATCGGAGTCGATGGAAGATCATCCCAAGCCTCAGCCAAGTACGCACTCATTGTCCGCCGCGAGAAGGAACATGGTGAAATTGATGAATCGGTCCTCTCGCTACATTCTATCACAGTACAAAGTCCACTGCTCAAAAAGATTCTTGGTCCGGTTTTCGAAGGCTACAAGggtatcaacaccaagctcaaaAAACTCGAGTTTCATGCGCCTTTTCGAGAGTTTTTCTATAGATGGGATGAGTTCAACCAAGCCGACCCGAGAAATAGTTCAACTGATTTCTCCGAGGAGTGTTCCCATTACAAGCTTCTGGCAGATATCATACAAGCCGAGATCAAGCCACGCATCGAACAAGCCTCGGATCTTTTGGATAATGGCGTCATATCCTTTGACTATGTGTGGACACTCTTTGAGCCCGATGTCGAAGTCTACACCAGGATTGAAGGAAGCGATAGGCTGTTCAAGTTGAGTAGTGGTAGTTACTCCAAGACGCCAGATGGAACTGTGGCATACGTGCTTAGTGTGCGGTTCGTCGACACCGATGGAGACTCCTTCGGGTACACAGACACAACCTTGACCATATCACCTTTTGAGAACGTCATACCCATCCTGGAGCTAGAGGTTATCCCAGCACATCTATGTCCGGATTTTGATGAAATTAGAAAGCGACTCGCGCAGCGTGGTCAATTATTTGAGAGCTTGGAAGGGATCAACCACAAGACATATTCTGGCATGTATATTCTGTCTCACACAACTTCAGGGATCCCAAAGCAGCGTCAC GTGAAAAATGAGCGGATCATCATTGACTCCAGAACATTCTTGTGGTTCAATCGCGGTACGGCTGGCCCACTTCACCCACTTGAGGCTTCTAAAAGCTCTGTGTTTAGTGGCAATGAGCTACATCATGATAAATCTGTTGATTTTCTCACTTTTGGGCCTCTACCAACAAGACCATACGCCAAAACGGGTTTGACCAATGGCTCACAAAGCTCAA ATGTACCCAACAAAAGACTCTCCGAAAGCCAGTACGCGTTATGTACGAACGTCGTCAAAGGATTCTGCCTGAAAATTAAAGAATGGG GATTATTCGACATTGAGCTCGTCAAAGACGTAGTATGGAACTCGACTGCTTTTGATCAGCTAGTGCTGCCGCACGATTACAAACGAATCATTCAGGCATTTGTTGGTGCTCAGATGTCTGGCTTAGACAGTTTTGATGACGTAATTCAAGGCAAAG GAAGGGGGATTATCATGCTTCTGAGTGGAGAGCCGGGAACTGGGAAAACACTCACAGCTGAATCTG TTGCCGAGATCATGCAAAGACCACTTTACAACATGAGTGCTGCTGAGTTGGGGGATGTAGCTCAAGAAGTTGAACAGAAGCTAGACTGCGCTCTTGAGCTCTCAACAAGATGGGGAgcagtccttcttctcgatgagtGCGATGTCTTTCTTGAGTGTCGAACTACGTCCGATATCAAGCGAAACAAACTCGTATCGGTTTTTCTTAGACTCCTCGAATACTTTGAAGGCGTCATGTTTCTGACGACCAACCGAGTTTCAGCTTTTGATCCGGCTTTTGAGTCTCGTATTCATCTCACTATTCACTATCCTAATCTGGACTACACGAGCAGGTTGCACATCTGGAAGACATTTGTGAATATTGGTGACGATGAAAGCAGTCTTTCTGAAGATGAGCTGGGTGAATTGGCAAGTGTTGAGCTCAACGGGAGACAGATCAAGAACGTGGTCAAGACGGCGAGACTTCTTGCAACGCACGAAAAGACCCAGCTGGCTATGAGCCATATCAGCACGGTTCTGAGGATCAAGAAAGGGCTAGCAGGAGGGCAGTGA
- a CDS encoding related to 5',5'''-P-1,P-4-tetraphosphate phosphorylase 2, with translation MPRIKAPSNLPELVKSTFTRARSEGDLHYFPTQVAILNVDSIPFQLRFSPSLANKPKPPPKDLTQPQKPFDPFENPLPALKVTDLGPSHYLVLNKFAVVPEHFILATTEFKPQTHVLEESDLEATLACIEAYEAARRTQAEQGHRDGTLGGGDGLFAFFNCGDHSGASQPHRHIQLLPIARMKDGFEADTPWSVLADELKTKIAPFATFAEDIKLGMSGAELHSTYLRLYRKACRAVAVYTKDPLHTEEAPAEGPTRISYNMAMTKGTLVVCPRLAEGLKLQSQDGDILGTVALNGTLLAGTALVKNELEWETLKKDPEMLRNVLRDIGVPTTFDNGGELRL, from the exons ATGCCTCGTATCAAAGCCCCCTCAAATCTCCCTGAGCTTGTCAAATCCACTTTCACAAGAGCTCGCTCAGAGGGTGATTTGCATTATTTCCCCACTCAAGTCGCCATCCTCAATGTTGATTCCATCCCC TTCCAACTTCGCTTCTCGCCTTCCCTGGCAAACAAACCAAAACCGCCGCCCAAGGACCTCACCCAGCCTCAAAAGCCCTTTGACCCTTTTGAGAACCCACTTCCCGCTCTCAAGGTCACAGATCTTGGACCTTCCCACTATCTTGTGCTGAATAAGTTTGCTGTTGTTCCTGAGCACTTCATTCTTGCTACGACAGAGTTCAAGCCCCAAACTCATGTCCTCGAAGAGTCTGACCTTGAGGCCACACTCGCCTGCATTGAGGCATATGAAGCTGCCAGAAGAACCCAGGCAGAGCAAGGCCACCGTGATGGCACACTCGGCGGAGGTGATGGCCTCTTTGCGTTTTTCAACTGCGGTGACCACTCCGGTGCCAGCCAACCTCATCGTCACATCCAACTCCTACCCATTGCCAGAATGAAAGATGGCTTCGAGGCTGACACCCCTTGGTCTGTTCTCGCCGATGAGCTCAAAACCAAGATTGCTCCCTTTGCTACCTTTGCCGAAGACATCAAGCTTGGCATGTCTGGTGCGGAGTTGCACTCCACTTATCTCCGACTCTACCGCAAAGCCTGCCGGGCTGTTGCTGTTTACACAAAAGATCCCCTTCACACTGAAGAAGCACCAGCTGAGGGTCCCACAAGAATCAGTTACAACATGGCCATGACCAAAGGCACACTTGTTGTCTGCCCCCGCCTGGCAGAGGGCCTTAAGCTCCAAAGCCAGGACGGTGATATACTTGGTACCGTCGCTCTCAACGGCACCCTTCTTGCCGGTACAGCACTGGTCAAGAACGAGTTGGAGTGGGAAACTCTAAAGAAAGATCCCGAGATGTTACGCAATGTTCTTCGAGACATCGGTGTGCCAACCACATTTGATAATGGTGGAGAACTTCGCTTGTAG
- a CDS encoding MRL1-like mannose 6-phosphate receptor family protein, whose product MRFQALPLALSLLGSASAQVAEQPTTTIQVPQCTATSHTGMGGFFDLRPDMAVVPDENTKKYAVTKDYFSKGYDYGKNFTLNICGPVVESVTNVVGVEPPLWQNVSAYYMVGGEVFSIGFESMDLQSRGRKLVLQYTGGSPCGADVNKTEPIYERSAQRDSYLEDENDSTAYTPVPEPEEPAEEEPKPKDKRRRKSTTISFHCDRDPTTTSASVSFVGTDPDECAYFFEVRSSHACAHAEPHKPGSVGPGSIFGLIVVIAVLVYFLGGIFYNRTVTHARGWRQLPNYSLWAGIWSFICVRRPLPGSKPERYSP is encoded by the exons ATGCGCTTCCAAGCATTACCCCTCGCTTTATCGTTACTCGGTTCCGCGAGCGCTCAAGTCGCAgagcaaccaacaaccacgATCCAAGTCCCACAATGTACAGCGACTTCACATACCGGCATGGGAGGCTTCTTCGATCTTCGGCCAGATATGGCTGTCGTGCCCGATGAGAACACAAAGAAGTACGCCGTGACGAAAGACTACTTCTCGAAGGGCTACGATTACGGCAAGAACTTCACATTAAACATATGCGGTCCTGTCGTGGAGTCAGTCACAAACGTCGTTGGTGTCGAGCCGCCTTTGTGGCAGAACGTGAGCGCTTATTACATGGTGGGAGGCGAGGTCTTCTCGATAGG TTTCGAGTCAATGGACTTACAGAGCCGTGGTCGCAAGTTAGTACTTCAATACACGGGGGGTTCTCCCTGCGGCGCCGACGTCAACAAGACGGAGCCTATCTACGAACGATCTGCCCAGCGCGATTCGTACCTCGAGGATGAGAACGACTCGACGGCTTACACACCCGTTCCCGAACCCGAGGAGCCCGCTGAGGAGGAACCCAAGCCAAAAGACAAGCGAAGACGCAAGTCAACGACCATTTCGTTCCACTGCGACAGAGACCCTACTACAACCTCTGCCAGCGTCTCCTTTGTTGGCACAGACCCAGACGAATGCGCCTATTTCTTTGAGGTCCGCTCCTCGCACGCATGCGCCCACGCAGAGCCGCACAAGCCCGGTAGCGTCGGTCCCGGCAGCATCTTCGGACTCATCGTCGTGATCGCGGTGCTTGTGTACTTCCTCGGCGGCATCTTCTACAACCGAACGGTGACCCATGCGCGCGGCTGGCGACAACTCCCCAACTACAGCTTATGGGCGGGAATCTGGAGCTTCATCTGCGTGCGTCGTCCCCTCCCCGGCTCCAAGCCCGAGCGATACTCTCCCTGA
- a CDS encoding probable c-14 sterol reductase ERG-3: protein MAVKDKQPASEEQHGYEFFGPPGAFVISFFLPILVYVFNFVCNDISGCPAPSLLHPKTLSLDALKHEAGWPSNGVAGLVSWKGTAAVIGYNVLSLILYRVLPAVEVEGTELRSGGKLKYRFNTLYSSTFTLAVLAAGTAAQGAEFPVWTFMSENFIQILSANIIYSYLVSTFVYVRSFSVKPGNKENRELAAGGHSGNMLYDWFIGRELNPRISIPLIGEVDIKEFLELRPGMMGWIIMNCSWCAQQYRNYGFVTDSSILITAVQALYVFDSWWNEPAILTTMDITTDGFGMMLAFGDIVWVPYVYSLQTRYLSVHPVSLGPLGLAGMLGLIGLGFYIFRSANNEKNRFRTNPDDPRISHLKYIQTQKGSKLLTTGWWGIARHINYLGDWIQSWPYCLPTGLAGYQILSAGTHAEGAWVMRDGREVIQGEAKGWGMLITYFYILYFAILLVHRERRDDDKCHRKYGKDWEEYRKIVRYRIIPGLY, encoded by the exons ATGGCTGTCAAAGATAAACAGCCGGCTTCAGAGGAGCAACACGGCTACGAGTTCTTCGGCCC TCCCGGCGCCTTTGTCATCTCGTTCTTCCTCCCCATCCTCGTATACGTCTTCAACTTCGTCTGCAACGACATCTCAGGATGCCCCGCGCCGTCTCTGCTTCACCCCAAGACCCTATCGCTCGATGCCTTGAAACACGAAGCCGGATGGCCCAGCAATGGCGTCGCTGGTCTGGTCAGCTGGAAGGGAACCGCCGCTGTGATCGGATACAACGTCCTCTCCCTGATCCTCTACCGTGTCCTTCCCgcggttgaagttgagggcaCCGAGTTGCGCTCTGGAGGAAAACTCAAGTATCGATTTAACA CTCTGTACTCTAGCACCTTCACCCTGGCCGTCCTTGCCGCTGGAACCGCTGCTCAGGGTGCCGAGTTTCCGGTCTGGACCTTCATGTCGGAGAACTTCATTCAGATTCTTTCCGCCAACATCATCTACTCCTACCTCGTGTCCACCTTTGTCTACGTTCGAAGCTTTAGCGTCAAGCCCGGAAATAAGGAGAACCGTGAGCTTGCTGCTGGAGGCCACTCAGGAAACATGTTGTACGATTGGTTCATCGGTCGTGAGCTCAACCCCCGTATTTCGATCCCTCTCATCGGTGAGGTTGACATCAAGGAgttccttgagcttcgacCTGGAATGATGGGCTGGATCATCATGAACTGCTCTTGGTGCGCCCAGCAGTATCGCAACTATGGCTTTGTGACCGATAGCTCTATCCTCATCACCGCGGTTCAGGCCCTGTATGTCTTCGACTCTTGGTGGAATGAGCCCGCGATTTTGACCACCATGGACATCACCACCGACGGCTTCGGTATGATGCTGGCCTTTGGCGATATTGTTTGGGTGCCATATGTCTACTCGCTGCAGACTCGATATCTCTCCGTTCACCCTGTCTCCCTCGGTCCTCTCGGACTAGCCGGTATGCTGGGTCTCATCGGCCTTGGCTTCTACATCTTCCGCTCAGCCAACAACGAGAAGAACCGCTTCCGAACCAACCCCGACGACCCTAGAATCTCTCACCTTAAGTACATCCAGACCCAGAAGGGCAGCAAGCTTCTCACGACAGGCTGGTGGGGAATCGCCCGTCACATCAACTACCTGGGCGATTGGATCCAGTCGTGGCCCTATTGTCTCCCTACCGGTCTTGCCGGGTATCAGATTCTCAGCGCCGGAACTCATGCCGAGGGCGCGTGGGTTATGCGAGACGGTCGAGAGGTTATCCAGGGTGAAGCTAAGGGATGGGGCATGCTCATCACTTACTTCTACATCCTGTACTTTGCTATCCTCCTCGTTCACCGCGAGAGACGTGACGACGACAAGTGCCACCGCAAGTACGGCAAGGACTGGGAGGAGTACCGCAAGATTGTTCGATATCGAATCATCCCTGGTCTCTACTGA
- a CDS encoding probable beta-glucosidase, giving the protein MKLNWVAAALSIGAAGTDSAVALASAVPDTLAGVKVVTRDTLAYSPPHYPSPWMDPNAIGWEEAYAKAKNFVSQLTLLEKVNLTTGVGWQGERCVGNVGSIPRLGMRGLCLQDGPLGIRLSDYNSAFPAGTTAGASWSKSLWYERGLLMGTEFKEKGIDIALGPATGPLGRTAAGGRNWEGFTVDPYMAGHAMAEAVKGIQDAGVIACAKHYIANEQEHFRQSGEVQSRKYNISESLSSNLDDKTMHELYAWPFADAVRAGVGSVMCSYNQINNSYGCQNSKLLNGILKDEMGFQGFVMSDWAAQHTGAASAVAGLDMSMPGDTAFDSGYSFWGGNLTLAVINGTVPAWRVDDMALRIMSAFFKVGRTVEDLPDINFSSWTRDTFGFVHTFAQENREQVNFGVNVQHDHKSHIREAAAKGSVVLKNTGSLPLNNPKFLAVIGEDAGPNPAGPNGCGDRGCDNGTLAMAWGSGTSQFPYLITPDQGLQNRAAQDGTRYESILTNNEWASVQALVSQPNVTAIVFANADSGEGYIEVDGNFGDRKNLTLWQQGDELIKNVSSICPNTIVVLHTVGPVLLADYEKNPNITAIVWAGLPGQESGNAIADLLYGKVSPGRSPFTWGRTRESYGTEVLYEANNGRGAPQDDFSEGVFIDYRHFDRRSPSTDGKSSPNNTAAPLYEFGHGLSWTTFEYSDLNIQKNVENAYSPAAGQTIPAPTFGNFSKNLNDYVFPKGVRYIYKFIYPFLNTSSSASEASNDGGQFGKTAEEFLPPNALNGSAQPRLPSSGAPGGNPQLWDILYTVTATITNTGNATSDEIPQLYVSLGGENEPVRVLRGFDRIENIAPGQSAIFNAQLTRRDLSNWDVNSQNWVITDHPKTVWVGSSSRKLPLSAKLE; this is encoded by the exons ATGAAGCTGAATTGGGTTGCCGCAGCCCTATCTATAGGTGCTGCTGGCACTGACAGCGCAGTTGCTCTTGCTTCTGCGGTTCCAGACACTTTGGCTGGTGTAAAG GTTGTCACGAGAGATACACTCGCATACTCGCCTCCTCACTATCCTTCACCATGGATGGATCCTAATGCCATTGGCTGGGAGGAAGCTTACGCCAAAGCAAAGAACTTTGTGTCCCAGCTCACTCTCCTCGAAAAGGTCAACTTGACCACTGGCGTTGG ATGGCAAGGCGAACGCTGTGTAGGAAACGTGGGATCAATTCCTCGTCTTGGTATGCGAGGTCTATGTCTTCAGGATGGTCCTCTTGGAATTCGTCTGTCCGACTACAACAGCGCTTTTCCCGCTGGCACCACAGCTGGCGCTTCTTGGAGCAAGTCTCTCTGGTATGAGAGAGGTCTTTTGATGGGCACTGagttcaaggagaagggcatCGATATTGCTCTTGGTCCTGCTACCGGACCCCTTGGTCGCACTGCTGCTGGTGGACGAAACTGGGAGGGCTTTACTGTTGACCCTTATATGGCTGGCCATGCCATGGCCGAGGCAGTTAAGGGTATCCAAGACGCAGGTGTCATTGCTTGTGCTAAGCATTACATCGCAAACGAGCAAG AGCACTTCCGACAGAGTGGCGAGGTCCAGTCCCGCAAGTACAACATCTCCGAgtctctctcctccaaccTGGACGACAAGACTATGCACGAGCTCTACGCCTGGCCCTTTGCTGATGCCGTCCGCGCTGGCGTCGGTTCCGTCATGTGCTCTTACAATCAGATCAACAACTCGTACGGTTGCCAGAActccaagctcctcaacgGTATCCTCAAGGACGAGATGGGCTTCCAGGGCTTCGTCATGAGCGATTGGGCGGCCCAGCACACCGGTGCCGCTTCTGCCGTCGCTGGTCTCGATATGAGTATGCCTGGTGACACGGCGTTCGACAGCGGATACAGCTTCTGGGGTGGAAACCTGACTCTCGCTGTCATCAATGGAACTGTTCCCGCTTGGCGAGTTGATGACATGGCTCTGCGAATCATGtcggccttcttcaaggTTGGAAGGACGGTAGAGGACCTCCCCGacatcaacttctcctcctgGACCCGCGACACCTTCGGCTTCGTCCATACATTTGCACAAGAGAACCGCGAACAAGTCAACTTCGGAGTCAACGTCCAGCACGACCACAAGAGCCACATCCGCgaggctgctgccaaggGAAGCGTCGTCCTCAAGAACACTGGCTCCCTTCCCCTTAACAACCCCAAATTCCTCGCTGTCATTGGTGAGGACGCTGGTCCCAACCCTGCTGGACCCAATGGTTGCGGCGACCGTGGTTGCGATAATGGTACCCTGGCTATGGCTTGGGGCTCGGGAACTTCTCAATTCCCTTACTTGATCACCCCCGACCAAGGTCTCCAGAACCGAGCTGCCCAAGACGGAACTCGATACGAGAGCATCTTGACCAACAACGAATGGGCCTCAGTACAAGCTCTTGTCAGCCAACCCAACGTGACCGCCATCGTTTTCGCCAACGCCGACTCCGGTGAGGGCTACATTGAAGTCGACGGAAACTTTGGTGATCGCAAGAACCTCACCCTCTGGCAACAGGGagatgagctcatcaagaacgtCTCGTCCATCTGCCCCAACACCATTGTAGTTCTGCACACCGTCGGCCCCGTCCTGCTCGCCGACTACGAGAAGAACCCCAACATCACCGCCATCGTCTGGGCTGGTCTTCCCGGCCAAGAGTCTGGCAATGCCATCGCTGATCTCCTCTACGGCAAGGTAAGCCCTGGCCGATCTCCCTTCACTTGGGGCCGCACCCGTGAGAGCTACGGTACCGAGGTTCTTTATGAGGCGAACAACGGCCGTGGCGCTCCTCAAGATGACTTCTCCGAGGGTGTCTTCATTGACTACCGTCACTTCGACCGACGATCTCCCAGCACTGATGGAAAGAGCTCTCCCAACAACACCGCTGCGCCTCTCTACGAGTTCGGTCACGGTCTGTCTTGGACCACTTTTGAGTACTCTGACCTCAACATCCAGAAGAATGTCGAAAACGCCTACTCTCCTGCTGCTGGCCAGACCATCCCTGCCCCAACCTTTGGCAACTTCAGCAAGAACCTCAACGACTACGTGTTCCCCAAGGGTGTCCGATACATCTACAAGTTCATCTACCCCTTCCTGAACACTTCCTCATCAGCTAGCGAGGCATCCAACGACGGCGGCCAGTTTGGTAAGACAGCCGAAGAATTCCTCCCTCCCAACGCCCTCAACGGCTCAGCTCAACCTCGTCTTCCCTCTTCTGGTGCCCCAGGTGGTAACCCTCAGTTGTGGGACATCCTGTACACCGTCACAGCCACAATCACCAACACAGGCAACGCCACCTCCGACGAGATTCCTCAGCTGTACGTCAGCCTCGGTGGCGAGAACGAGCCCGTCCGTGTCCTCCGCGGTTTCGACCGTATCGAGAACATTGCCCCCGGTCAAAgcgccatcttcaacgctCAATTGACCCGTCGCGATCTAAGCAACTGGGACGTGAATTCCCAGAACTGGGTCATCACTGACCACCCCAAGACAGTCTGGGTTGGAAGCAGCTCTCGCAAGCTGCCTCTCAGCGCCAAGTTGGAGTAA